Proteins found in one Brevibacillus brevis genomic segment:
- a CDS encoding NAD(+)/NADH kinase, translated as MKKIGIIANKGKPEARIVARELLYLLEDRGAQVFLDEHIASDVGHLELGASVEEMGKQADLVCVLGGDGTLLRIARQLAGHSIPIFGINLGTLGFLSEAEPEHLPQAVDNLLSGKYDIEKRAMLEACLVRKGITLGTYTAMNDIGIAKGSFCRIIQCAVFLDDEYVATFSGDGVIVSTPTGSTAYSLSAGGPIVAPNVDMLLLTPVAPHSLTARPMVLSGNQTIRVEVDAIHQEMGLSIDGQFGYRLEGGDYIYIKKSPCVTPLIKWKKGGFFEAIRTKLQGEWE; from the coding sequence GTGAAGAAAATTGGAATCATAGCGAACAAAGGAAAACCCGAAGCACGTATCGTTGCACGGGAACTGCTGTATTTACTTGAGGACAGAGGGGCGCAAGTATTCCTGGATGAACATATTGCTTCAGATGTTGGGCATCTGGAACTGGGCGCATCTGTAGAAGAGATGGGGAAGCAGGCGGATTTGGTTTGTGTATTGGGAGGCGATGGCACGCTACTCAGAATTGCTCGCCAGCTTGCCGGTCACTCTATCCCAATATTTGGAATTAATTTAGGCACGTTGGGCTTTTTGTCGGAAGCGGAACCGGAGCATCTGCCTCAGGCTGTAGACAATCTCCTTTCTGGAAAGTACGACATTGAAAAGAGAGCCATGCTGGAAGCTTGTTTGGTTCGAAAAGGAATCACGCTGGGGACGTACACGGCCATGAATGATATAGGGATTGCAAAAGGGTCATTTTGCCGAATCATTCAATGTGCAGTCTTTCTGGATGATGAGTACGTTGCGACGTTCAGCGGAGACGGTGTCATTGTCTCTACGCCGACCGGGTCAACGGCATACTCACTTTCTGCAGGCGGTCCAATAGTGGCCCCTAATGTGGACATGCTATTACTGACACCAGTGGCTCCTCATTCCTTGACGGCTCGGCCAATGGTATTGTCTGGCAATCAAACGATCCGGGTCGAAGTGGATGCCATTCATCAAGAGATGGGATTGTCCATTGACGGGCAGTTTGGTTATCGACTCGAGGGCGGCGATTATATTTACATTAAAAAGTCACCGTGTGTTACCCCGCTGATTAAGTGGAAAAAAGGTGGCTTTTTCGAAGCAATACGAACGAAATTACAAGGGGAATGGGAGTAA
- a CDS encoding LysR family transcriptional regulator, protein MDRESLEVFLTIARHGSINRAAQALFLAQSTLTHRLKQLERQVGSALFVRTASGVSLTGEGRRLLPVATNIVEQMRSFIQEKEQRQSMNIVAGKAFVAYELPRLIGEYRIAHPGFTCYVRSTLYEESLSALLTGTADIAFLGSEMYHPHIHQEFLPSDRLLLVMAPSHPWASGFPGFQAWRTEEMIVFGNHTAPYRQRIDRYLAQKGVFPNIIMELDSFNAVKKMVERQLGITILPERTIQQELATGRLVAYDIANGELVRPTLIAYLHPKKEDDAFQQFVQWIKEHY, encoded by the coding sequence GTGGATCGAGAAAGTCTTGAGGTTTTTTTGACGATTGCTCGTCATGGATCGATTAATCGTGCTGCACAGGCGTTATTTTTGGCGCAATCAACACTTACACACCGATTGAAGCAGCTAGAGCGCCAGGTTGGGAGTGCGCTTTTTGTTCGCACTGCTTCAGGAGTGAGTCTAACAGGCGAAGGACGTCGGTTACTACCGGTGGCTACAAATATCGTGGAGCAAATGCGCTCCTTTATCCAAGAGAAAGAACAGCGCCAATCGATGAACATCGTCGCAGGAAAAGCTTTTGTCGCCTATGAGCTGCCGAGACTGATTGGTGAGTACCGGATTGCTCATCCGGGCTTTACCTGCTACGTCCGCTCTACGTTGTACGAGGAGTCCCTCAGCGCTCTGCTAACCGGCACAGCCGATATTGCCTTTCTCGGGAGTGAAATGTATCACCCGCACATCCATCAAGAATTTCTTCCCAGTGATCGACTCCTGCTCGTCATGGCCCCGAGCCACCCTTGGGCAAGTGGGTTTCCAGGTTTTCAAGCATGGCGTACCGAGGAAATGATTGTGTTCGGGAATCACACCGCTCCTTATCGCCAACGGATTGACCGCTATCTGGCACAGAAGGGAGTTTTTCCGAATATTATTATGGAATTGGACAGCTTCAATGCTGTTAAAAAAATGGTCGAACGGCAGCTAGGGATCACCATCCTTCCGGAAAGAACCATACAACAAGAGCTTGCGACCGGAAGATTGGTTGCCTACGATATCGCAAACGGCGAATTAGTTCGCCCAACCCTTATCGCCTACCTTCATCCAAAAAAAGAGGACGATGCTTTCCAGCAATTCGTCCAATGGATCAAGGAACATTATTAA
- the spo0A gene encoding sporulation transcription factor Spo0A, translating to MSKIEVLLADDNREFVNLLEEYISSQYDMNVVGVAYNGNEVVRLLQERVPDVLILDIIMPHLDGLAVLEQIQAMRLSPQPKIIMLTAFGQEEITKKAVELGAAYYILKPFDMEVLAQRIRQIITTKPASSFVSSVKPQATLQIRGRNLDASITSIIHEIGVPAHIKGYLYLREAITMVYNDVELLGSITKVLYPDIAKKFNTTASRVERAIRHAIEVAWSRGNLDSISSLFGYTISNTKAKPTNSEFIAMVADKLRIEAKIS from the coding sequence TTGAGCAAGATTGAAGTGTTGTTGGCAGATGATAACCGAGAATTTGTGAATCTGTTGGAAGAGTACATCAGTAGCCAGTATGACATGAATGTTGTGGGTGTTGCTTACAACGGCAATGAGGTAGTTCGACTGCTGCAGGAACGTGTACCCGATGTATTAATTTTGGATATCATTATGCCACATCTGGATGGCTTGGCTGTTTTGGAGCAAATTCAGGCCATGCGCTTAAGTCCTCAACCTAAAATTATCATGTTGACTGCTTTCGGGCAGGAAGAAATTACGAAGAAAGCAGTAGAGCTGGGAGCAGCATACTACATTTTGAAACCGTTTGATATGGAGGTGCTGGCTCAGCGCATCCGTCAAATCATTACAACCAAGCCTGCCTCTTCTTTTGTTTCTTCTGTGAAACCGCAAGCTACCTTGCAAATCCGCGGTCGCAATTTGGACGCGAGCATCACCAGCATTATTCATGAGATTGGAGTTCCAGCGCACATCAAAGGCTATTTGTATTTGCGGGAAGCGATTACAATGGTATACAACGATGTCGAGCTGCTCGGCTCGATTACCAAAGTCCTGTACCCGGACATTGCAAAGAAATTCAATACAACGGCTAGTCGTGTAGAACGTGCCATCCGTCATGCGATTGAAGTAGCATGGTCCCGTGGTAATCTGGACTCGATCTCCAGCTTGTTTGGTTATACGATTTCCAACACCAAGGCGAAGCCGACCAACAGTGAGTTTATTGCCATGGTGGCAGATAAGCTGCGGATTGAGGCGAAGATTAGCTAG
- the ahrC gene encoding transcriptional regulator AhrC/ArgR, translating to MNKGQRHIRIRDIISNQEVETQDELVDRLRTAGFNVTQATVSRDIKELHLVKVPLPDGRYKYSMPAEQKFNPLQKLKRMLVDSFISIDQADHFIVLKTLSGHANAVAELIDNLPWEEIMGTISGDNTILIICRSKENTNEVTKRLMEML from the coding sequence ATGAACAAAGGGCAACGACATATTCGTATTCGGGATATCATCAGCAATCAAGAGGTGGAAACACAGGATGAGCTGGTGGACCGCTTGCGGACTGCTGGCTTTAACGTAACGCAAGCAACTGTATCCCGAGACATCAAGGAGCTACACTTGGTAAAAGTGCCCCTTCCTGATGGACGATATAAGTATTCAATGCCTGCTGAACAAAAATTCAATCCACTGCAAAAGCTGAAACGTATGCTTGTGGATTCCTTTATTAGCATTGACCAAGCCGATCATTTTATTGTATTGAAGACGCTTTCGGGACATGCGAATGCGGTAGCGGAACTGATTGACAACCTTCCTTGGGAAGAAATCATGGGGACGATCAGTGGAGACAACACCATCCTGATTATTTGCCGTTCGAAAGAAAATACCAATGAAGTGACGAAACGCTTAATGGAAATGTTGTAG
- the spoIVB gene encoding SpoIVB peptidase: protein MIRQNKRKWMGSLLLLITALVVSSTPFRDLSSFPRELRLMEGSLEQLRVSVPVMGTLINSNPDILHVNGTEAREVSVDLSRPMSVEPRRAGEAQLQVKWHNIPLTAVKVNVLPDLRLYPGGQSIGVKLQTAGVLVVGHHLVDDGKNKFSPGEQAGIHVGDMIIKMNDMYINDMNDVKKLINENGKKNHSVQLLVVRGKEKLSLTLHPAKDKKDSEYRMGLYIRDSAAGVGTLTFYDPNSKAYGALGHVISDVDTGQAIVVGDGQIVQASVTSIEKGQSGNPGEKFARFYNESEVLGNITKNTPFGIFGKMKDEPKRSYYQEPLPIALAEQVEEGPAKILTVVEGQKVEEFDIEIANVVKQHFPATKGMIIKVTDKRLLEKTGGIVQGMSGSPIIQKGKIVGAVTHVFVNDPTSGYGCYIEWMLQDAGVNVRDTAESRTHTTKAA from the coding sequence GTGATCCGACAAAACAAAAGAAAATGGATGGGAAGTCTCCTTCTCCTCATCACGGCGCTTGTCGTGAGTTCCACCCCGTTCCGCGATCTGTCCTCCTTTCCCCGTGAATTGCGTTTGATGGAAGGGTCCCTCGAGCAACTACGGGTCTCAGTGCCGGTAATGGGCACGCTAATCAATAGCAATCCTGATATTTTGCACGTTAACGGGACAGAGGCGCGTGAGGTTTCCGTTGATTTGAGCAGGCCTATGTCTGTAGAACCGCGTAGGGCTGGGGAAGCCCAATTGCAGGTGAAGTGGCATAACATTCCGCTGACTGCTGTAAAAGTAAATGTATTGCCAGATCTGCGGTTGTACCCTGGTGGACAGTCAATCGGGGTGAAGCTGCAAACAGCGGGTGTTTTGGTTGTCGGTCATCATTTAGTAGACGATGGTAAAAACAAGTTTTCTCCAGGTGAACAGGCAGGTATACACGTTGGTGACATGATTATCAAAATGAATGACATGTACATCAACGACATGAATGATGTAAAGAAATTGATCAACGAAAATGGGAAAAAGAATCATTCCGTCCAATTGCTTGTCGTTCGTGGCAAGGAAAAGCTTTCGCTCACTTTGCACCCAGCAAAAGATAAAAAAGACAGTGAATACCGTATGGGTCTCTATATTCGGGATTCAGCGGCAGGAGTAGGGACACTGACCTTTTATGATCCAAATTCCAAAGCGTACGGGGCATTAGGGCACGTCATTTCCGACGTTGATACTGGTCAAGCTATTGTCGTAGGAGATGGCCAGATCGTGCAAGCAAGTGTCACATCGATTGAAAAAGGACAAAGTGGCAACCCAGGGGAGAAATTTGCACGTTTCTACAATGAAAGTGAAGTTCTTGGAAATATAACGAAAAACACCCCTTTTGGCATCTTCGGCAAAATGAAGGACGAGCCCAAACGCAGCTATTATCAGGAGCCGTTACCAATCGCTCTTGCCGAGCAGGTAGAGGAAGGGCCAGCCAAAATTCTTACTGTCGTGGAAGGTCAGAAAGTAGAAGAGTTCGATATTGAGATCGCGAACGTGGTCAAGCAGCATTTTCCCGCAACCAAAGGGATGATTATTAAAGTCACGGACAAACGCCTTTTGGAAAAGACAGGTGGCATCGTACAAGGGATGAGCGGCAGTCCCATCATTCAAAAGGGCAAGATCGTCGGTGCTGTCACGCATGTGTTTGTCAATGATCCTACTTCGGGATACGGTTGCTACATTGAATGGATGCTTCAGGATGCTGGCGTGAATGTCCGAGATACAGCCGAATCCCGAACCCATACAACCAAGGCTGCCTGA
- a CDS encoding TlyA family RNA methyltransferase: protein MSVRKERIDVLLVERGHYETREKAKAAVMAGLVQVAGERCDKPGTKFAEDVAITVKGEVHPYVSRGGLKLEKALRVFEIDMKDRVMMDIGASTGGFTDCALQNGARLVYAIDVGYGQLAWSLRQDERVVVMERTNFRHMDPEAFEHERPNAASIDVSFISLRLILPVLYRFLTDGGDVVALIKPQFEAGKDRVGKNGIVRDPEVHESVLTDIGQFASGLGFALKGLDYSPITGGEGNIEFVMHVQKNEGGMDSEAWLQCVTEVVASAHANLK, encoded by the coding sequence ATGAGTGTAAGAAAAGAACGGATTGATGTTCTCTTGGTCGAAAGAGGCCATTATGAGACCAGAGAAAAAGCAAAAGCAGCCGTAATGGCAGGCCTTGTGCAAGTAGCTGGCGAGCGCTGTGACAAGCCGGGAACCAAATTTGCCGAGGATGTTGCAATTACGGTGAAGGGCGAGGTACACCCGTATGTGAGTCGGGGTGGCCTCAAGCTGGAAAAGGCATTGCGTGTCTTTGAGATCGACATGAAGGATCGTGTCATGATGGACATCGGGGCCTCCACTGGCGGATTTACGGACTGTGCACTGCAAAACGGTGCGCGCCTTGTATACGCGATTGACGTCGGGTACGGACAACTCGCGTGGAGCTTGCGCCAGGATGAACGAGTGGTCGTCATGGAACGGACGAATTTTCGGCATATGGACCCGGAAGCTTTCGAACATGAACGTCCAAACGCGGCATCGATTGACGTATCGTTTATTTCGTTACGATTGATCTTGCCAGTGTTGTACCGTTTTCTGACGGATGGCGGTGACGTCGTTGCGCTGATCAAACCTCAATTTGAAGCAGGCAAGGATAGAGTCGGAAAGAACGGAATCGTCCGAGATCCTGAGGTACACGAGAGCGTGCTGACTGACATTGGCCAATTTGCCAGTGGATTGGGTTTCGCGCTGAAAGGCTTGGACTACTCTCCAATTACTGGGGGAGAAGGAAACATTGAATTTGTTATGCACGTCCAGAAAAATGAGGGCGGCATGGATTCGGAAGCTTGGCTGCAATGCGTAACAGAGGTAGTTGCGTCTGCTCATGCGAATTTGAAATAG
- the dxs gene encoding 1-deoxy-D-xylulose-5-phosphate synthase, which translates to MLLTTINDPQDLKKCTQPQLHTLASEIRQFLIETLSKTGGHLAPNLGVVELTLALHYVFDSPKDKLIWDVGHQAYVHKMLTGRREMFPTLRQYKGLCGFPKMVESPHDVWETGHSSTSLSAAMGMATARDLKKEKNHVVAVIGDGALTGGMALEALNHIGHERKNVIVVLNDNEMSIAPNVGALHNYLGKIRSTENYQWAKDEVEGLLKSIPAVGGKLAHMAERFKDSMKYLLVSGVLFEELGFTYIGPIDGHNMELLLDTLKTAKHTKGPVLIHAITKKGLGYAPAEADSVKWHGIGTYKIESGDTPKSAPTYTSVFADTMMKLADEDNSIVAVTPAMPAGSGLIPFGQKYPDRLFDVGIAEQHACTFAAGLATQGLKPVFAIYSTFLQRAYDQLIHDVARQKLHVIFAVDRAGLVGADGETHQGMYDVAFMRIIPNMVIMAPKDENELRHMMKTAVEYKEGPISYRYPRLPIRGVKMDEELQVLPIGKAEIVREGKHVAILSFGHVFEIAEAAVNQLQEEGIKPMLVNARFCKPLDEELLFRLAKEGYDIITVEEGCEMGGFGSAVIECYSRAGYHGMNVQVVAVPDYFVEHGSVKEQRQEVGLTADHIAARVRSLMPISKGVVEA; encoded by the coding sequence ATGCTGCTTACTACTATAAATGATCCTCAAGACTTGAAAAAGTGCACGCAACCGCAGCTACATACATTGGCATCCGAGATCCGTCAGTTTCTAATCGAAACGCTCTCGAAAACAGGCGGTCATCTTGCGCCGAATTTGGGAGTCGTCGAGCTGACGCTAGCGCTGCACTATGTTTTTGACAGTCCCAAGGACAAGCTGATCTGGGATGTCGGACATCAAGCATACGTACATAAAATGCTGACTGGACGCCGGGAGATGTTTCCGACCTTGCGTCAGTACAAAGGTCTGTGCGGGTTCCCAAAAATGGTGGAAAGCCCGCATGACGTCTGGGAAACCGGGCATAGCAGTACGTCGTTGTCTGCCGCTATGGGGATGGCGACTGCGCGGGATTTGAAAAAGGAAAAGAATCATGTCGTTGCTGTGATCGGTGACGGTGCGCTGACAGGCGGCATGGCTTTAGAGGCATTGAACCACATCGGTCATGAGCGCAAGAATGTCATCGTTGTGCTAAATGATAACGAGATGTCCATTGCGCCAAACGTTGGTGCCCTGCACAACTACTTGGGCAAAATTCGCTCAACGGAGAACTATCAGTGGGCGAAGGATGAAGTCGAAGGCTTGTTGAAATCGATACCGGCTGTAGGGGGCAAATTAGCTCATATGGCTGAACGCTTTAAGGACAGCATGAAATATCTGCTCGTATCTGGCGTTCTTTTCGAGGAGCTAGGCTTTACGTATATTGGCCCAATCGACGGACATAACATGGAACTGTTGCTCGATACATTGAAGACAGCCAAGCATACAAAAGGACCTGTATTGATCCATGCCATCACGAAAAAAGGACTGGGCTATGCGCCAGCAGAAGCCGATTCGGTCAAGTGGCACGGCATCGGAACGTATAAAATCGAGTCAGGCGATACACCGAAATCTGCACCAACGTATACATCCGTTTTTGCGGATACGATGATGAAGCTCGCAGATGAAGACAATTCAATTGTGGCTGTGACCCCTGCAATGCCAGCGGGCTCCGGCTTGATCCCATTCGGTCAGAAGTACCCGGACAGACTATTTGACGTAGGGATCGCAGAGCAGCACGCATGTACATTTGCGGCAGGATTGGCTACCCAAGGCTTGAAGCCGGTCTTTGCGATTTATTCGACGTTTTTGCAAAGAGCCTATGATCAGTTGATCCACGATGTCGCCCGCCAAAAGCTCCATGTGATTTTTGCCGTTGACCGTGCTGGGCTCGTCGGAGCAGACGGGGAGACACACCAAGGCATGTATGATGTGGCATTCATGCGCATCATTCCGAATATGGTCATTATGGCACCAAAAGATGAAAATGAACTGCGTCACATGATGAAGACAGCAGTGGAATATAAAGAAGGCCCGATTTCTTATCGTTATCCGCGATTGCCGATTCGTGGCGTCAAAATGGATGAAGAGCTGCAAGTGCTGCCAATCGGAAAAGCGGAGATTGTACGCGAAGGCAAACACGTGGCGATTCTCTCGTTCGGTCACGTATTCGAAATAGCTGAGGCGGCTGTTAATCAGCTTCAAGAAGAAGGAATCAAACCGATGCTGGTCAATGCACGTTTTTGCAAGCCGTTGGACGAAGAGCTTCTATTCCGACTGGCGAAGGAAGGCTACGATATCATTACAGTTGAAGAAGGCTGCGAAATGGGCGGCTTCGGCAGCGCTGTCATTGAATGCTACAGTCGTGCAGGCTATCACGGCATGAATGTACAAGTTGTCGCGGTACCTGATTATTTTGTTGAGCATGGAAGTGTGAAAGAACAGCGGCAAGAGGTAGGGCTCACAGCTGATCATATCGCTGCTCGTGTCCGGTCCTTGATGCCAATTTCGAAGGGCGTAGTGGAAGCATGA
- a CDS encoding metallophosphoesterase: MSERRTVNDPNLAPISRKTFLHRVTKWVGGLIGLGIATGVYGHVWERKALDIVRLSITIPGLPENFKGTKLIHFSDVHLGHYFEAKELESVIAVIQGEKPDLICFTGDIVDEVTRPLFAAVPLFNQLLAPLGKFAVLGNHDYRAGEQQKVRDGLVASGFEVLDNRHVVVHQDGQQLYMAGVDDLFYGVPDLSKALENIPPEGSVILLAHEPDFADMASQYPVHLQLSGHSHGGQVRLPFIGHLLAPQYGRKYVQGMYQVGGMAVYTNRGLGTTILPVRLFCRPELTVLTLQ, from the coding sequence ATGAGCGAACGAAGGACAGTGAATGATCCTAACCTTGCTCCCATTTCGAGGAAAACATTTCTCCACAGAGTCACGAAATGGGTAGGGGGATTGATTGGTCTCGGAATAGCGACTGGCGTGTACGGTCATGTATGGGAACGTAAAGCACTTGATATCGTGCGATTGTCCATTACGATACCGGGATTGCCAGAAAACTTTAAGGGAACAAAGCTCATTCATTTCAGCGATGTCCACCTCGGTCATTATTTTGAAGCGAAAGAGTTGGAGTCGGTTATTGCTGTGATCCAGGGCGAAAAACCGGATTTGATTTGCTTCACAGGGGATATCGTTGATGAAGTGACACGACCTCTATTCGCCGCCGTTCCCCTTTTCAATCAGCTCCTAGCCCCATTAGGTAAATTCGCCGTTTTGGGCAACCACGATTATCGAGCTGGTGAACAGCAAAAAGTCCGGGATGGATTGGTCGCATCAGGATTCGAAGTGTTGGATAATCGGCATGTTGTCGTACACCAAGATGGCCAGCAGTTATACATGGCGGGAGTGGATGACCTTTTCTATGGCGTACCAGATCTTTCAAAAGCGTTAGAAAATATCCCGCCAGAGGGCAGCGTTATATTGTTGGCGCATGAGCCTGATTTTGCTGATATGGCGTCACAATATCCCGTGCATCTTCAACTGTCTGGCCACAGTCATGGAGGACAGGTACGCTTGCCCTTCATTGGTCATCTATTGGCGCCGCAATACGGGCGTAAATATGTACAAGGAATGTATCAGGTAGGTGGCATGGCTGTGTACACCAACAGAGGATTGGGTACGACGATCTTGCCTGTTCGTTTGTTTTGCCGCCCGGAGCTTACGGTACTAACCCTACAGTGA
- a CDS encoding beta-class carbonic anhydrase codes for MRNLDEILAFNREFVANQEYEKYQTTKFPDKRLVVLSCMDTRLVELLPKAMNMRNGDIKHVKSAGAIVSHPFGSIMRSILIAIYELNAEEVMVVGHYDCGMSAIDSKRTMEKMLERGVTAQTFSTLQHAGINLHKWLHGFDRVEESVKNSVETIKNHPLLPPNVEVHGLLIDPVTGRLDVVVNGYERTKDSE; via the coding sequence GTGCGCAATTTGGATGAAATTCTCGCATTTAACCGCGAATTTGTGGCCAACCAAGAATATGAAAAGTACCAAACCACCAAGTTTCCTGATAAACGATTGGTCGTGCTGTCTTGTATGGATACCCGTTTGGTTGAACTTCTACCGAAAGCCATGAACATGCGCAATGGGGATATCAAGCACGTAAAAAGCGCCGGGGCAATCGTGTCCCACCCTTTTGGGAGTATCATGCGTAGTATTCTAATTGCGATCTACGAATTGAATGCTGAAGAAGTGATGGTCGTCGGGCATTATGACTGCGGGATGAGTGCGATCGATAGCAAACGCACAATGGAGAAGATGCTGGAGCGAGGAGTCACGGCTCAAACGTTTTCCACGCTCCAACATGCGGGGATTAACTTACATAAATGGCTGCACGGGTTCGATCGTGTAGAGGAAAGTGTGAAAAATAGCGTAGAAACGATTAAAAATCACCCGCTCCTCCCACCGAATGTGGAGGTACATGGCTTACTCATTGACCCGGTGACGGGGAGATTGGACGTTGTTGTGAATGGGTATGAGCGAACGAAGGACAGTGAATGA
- the recN gene encoding DNA repair protein RecN: MLVELSIRNFAIIKSVTVSFQKGLNILTGETGAGKSIIIDALGLLLGGRASADFVRYGEPRAEVEGLFELPPGHPGLDVCKNVGVQIEQDGMLVVRRDISNQGKSIIRINGQLVTLAMLRELGPWLVTVHGQHDTHMLMQSDKHINWLDAYGESALGAAKQEYGTLYTAYRKTKQDLERMARNDRELVQRIDLLQYQLDEIESATLTPGEDEKLMQQRKKWMNIEKVYSTIQDAYRALHGDQKGMDWLGHAMGELERGVNYEEQLVPILEMVQSAYYQIEDVVHNLRQLSYQMDFEPEQLAEVERRLDQIQSLKRKYGKSVDDILEYAATIQDELDDMHHYEDRLQQVEKQLQELAADLAVEALELSVIRSECAGKLAQEIEQQLKELHMERARFAIDVRQTPDEDGVEIDGIKRFVDANGMDQIEFLISPNPGEPLRPLAKIASGGELSRVMLAIKTILAGTDQVETLIFDEVDTGVSGRAAQAIAEKLARVAGQRQVLCITHLPQVASMADAHFLIKKEMSENETETRVNRLSDDERVSELARMLSGAEVTAKTEEHAREMILLGRERKTVS; the protein is encoded by the coding sequence ATGCTAGTGGAACTCTCGATCCGAAATTTTGCCATCATCAAATCAGTGACGGTCTCTTTCCAAAAAGGGTTAAACATCCTGACAGGGGAGACTGGTGCTGGTAAATCCATCATTATCGATGCGCTAGGACTGTTGTTAGGAGGCCGGGCTTCGGCTGATTTTGTCCGTTACGGTGAGCCTCGTGCAGAGGTGGAAGGGCTGTTTGAATTGCCGCCTGGTCACCCGGGACTTGACGTCTGTAAGAATGTCGGCGTCCAGATTGAGCAAGACGGTATGCTTGTGGTACGCCGAGATATATCGAATCAAGGGAAAAGTATCATTCGAATCAATGGCCAGCTCGTAACTCTCGCTATGCTGCGTGAGTTAGGGCCATGGTTGGTTACGGTGCATGGGCAACACGATACGCATATGCTGATGCAGTCAGACAAGCATATCAATTGGCTGGATGCATATGGGGAAAGTGCGTTGGGAGCTGCGAAGCAAGAATATGGAACCCTGTATACTGCGTACCGCAAGACAAAGCAAGATCTGGAGCGCATGGCACGCAATGATCGGGAGCTGGTGCAGCGCATCGATCTTTTGCAATATCAGCTCGATGAAATTGAGTCGGCAACCCTCACGCCTGGTGAAGACGAGAAGCTCATGCAGCAGCGGAAAAAGTGGATGAACATTGAAAAAGTTTATTCAACGATTCAAGATGCATACCGGGCTTTGCATGGTGACCAAAAGGGCATGGATTGGTTGGGTCATGCGATGGGTGAGCTTGAGCGTGGTGTGAACTACGAAGAACAGCTCGTTCCGATTTTGGAAATGGTCCAATCGGCATACTATCAGATAGAAGATGTGGTGCATAACCTTCGTCAATTGTCGTACCAAATGGATTTTGAACCGGAGCAGCTGGCAGAAGTAGAACGCCGTCTTGATCAAATCCAGTCGTTAAAACGCAAGTATGGCAAAAGTGTAGACGATATTTTGGAGTACGCGGCAACGATTCAGGATGAATTGGATGACATGCATCACTACGAAGATCGTCTCCAGCAGGTGGAAAAGCAATTGCAGGAGCTTGCAGCCGATTTGGCAGTGGAAGCATTGGAGTTGTCGGTTATTCGCTCCGAATGTGCTGGAAAGCTCGCACAAGAAATCGAGCAGCAATTAAAAGAACTGCACATGGAGCGAGCTCGTTTTGCCATCGACGTCAGACAGACACCGGATGAAGACGGGGTAGAAATCGACGGAATCAAGCGCTTCGTAGATGCGAACGGAATGGATCAGATCGAGTTTTTAATCTCACCTAACCCGGGTGAGCCATTGCGTCCCTTGGCGAAGATTGCTTCCGGCGGAGAGCTGTCGCGTGTCATGCTGGCCATTAAAACGATTTTGGCGGGCACTGATCAAGTGGAGACCCTCATTTTTGATGAAGTCGACACAGGAGTAAGTGGAAGGGCAGCTCAAGCGATAGCAGAAAAGCTCGCCCGGGTCGCTGGACAGCGCCAAGTCCTGTGCATTACGCACTTGCCACAGGTCGCATCCATGGCAGACGCTCATTTTCTGATCAAAAAGGAAATGAGCGAGAATGAAACGGAGACGCGGGTGAATCGTCTGTCTGATGATGAACGGGTATCAGAGCTGGCTCGTATGCTAAGCGGGGCAGAGGTAACAGCAAAAACAGAAGAACATGCACGCGAGATGATCCTTCTCGGCCGTGAACGAAAGACTGTCAGCTAA